The following coding sequences lie in one Glycine soja cultivar W05 chromosome 16, ASM419377v2, whole genome shotgun sequence genomic window:
- the LOC114390774 gene encoding receptor-like protein EIX2 — translation MSCYSLKLFYALVLLLLHAAGSILGFNYLPNSAEIKCIETERQALLNFKHGFIDDYGILSNWRDDDRSRDCCKWKGIQCNNQTGHVEMLHLRGDDTQYLLGEINISSLIALKNIEHLDLSYNNFEGSHIPELMGSFTNLRYLNLSDCSFVGSIPSDLGKLTHLLSLDLGSNYYLHGQIPYQLGNLTDLQYLDLSYNDLHGELPYQLGNLSQLRYLDLAGGNSFSGALPFQIGNLPLLHSLGLGGNFDVKSKDAEWLTNLSSLTRLKLSLLHNLSSSHHWLQMISKLIPNLRELRLVDCSLSDTNIQSLFYPLSNFSTALTILDLSSNKLTSSTFQLLSNFSLNLQELYLGHNNIVLSSPLCPNFPALVILDLSYNNMSSSVFLGGFNFSSKLQNLDLQNCSLTDGSFRMSSSFIMSSSFSLVSLDLSSNLLKSSTIFYWLFNSTTNLHNLVLDYNMLEGPIPDGFGKVMNSLQLLDLYGNKLQGEIPSFFGNMCALQSLDLSNNKLNGEFSSFFRNSSWCNRDIFTNLDLSDNRLTGMLPKSIRLLSELEDLNLVRNSLEGEVTESHLSNFSKLKYLRLSENSLSLKFVPSWVPPFQLEYLGIGSCKLGPTFPSWLKTQSSLYSLDISDNGINDSVPDWFWNNLQNMGLLNMSSNYLIGAIPNISLKLPNRPSILLNSNQFEGKIPSFLLQASGLMLSENNFSDLFSFLCDQSTASNLGTLDVSHNQIKGQLPDCWKSVKQLLFLDLSSNKLSGKIPMSMGALVNMEALVLRNNGLMGELPSSLKNCSSLFMLDLSENMLSGPIPSWIGESMHQLIILNMRGNHLSGNLPIHLCYLNRIQLLDLSRNNLSRGIPSCLKNFTAMSEQSINSSDTLSHIYWNNNTYYAIYGSYFEGYTLDITWMWKGEERGFKNPELKLKSIDLSSNNLMGEIPKEVGYLLGLVSLNLSRNNLSGEIPSHIGNLGSLESLDLSRNHISGRIPSSLSEIDYLQKLDLSHNSLSGRIPSGRHFETFEASSFEGNIDLCGEQLNKTCPGDGDQTTAEHQEPAVKGDDSVFYEGLYMSLGIGYVTGFWGLLGPLLLWRPWRIAYIRFLNRLTDYLYVCLW, via the coding sequence ATGAGTTGTTATTCTCTGAAACTATTTTATGCACTTGTGCTGCTTTTATTGCATGCTGCAGGATCCATTCTTGGATTCAACTACCTTCCCAATAGCGCAGAAATTAAGTGCATTGAGACTGAGAGACAAGCACTCCTCAACTTCAAACATGGCTTCATAGACGACTATGGCATTCTCTCTAATTGGAGGGACGATGACAGAAGCAGAGACTGTTGCAAATGGAAAGGCATTCAATGCAACAATCAAACTGGTCATGTTGAGATGCTTCATCTCCGTGGTGATGATACACAATATTTGTTAGGTGAAATCAATATCTCTTCATTGATTGCCCTTAAAAATATTGAACACTTGGATCTCAGCTACAATAATTTTGAAGGGAGTCATATCCCAGAACTCATGGGCTCGTTCACCAACTTAAGATATCTCAATCTCTCTGATTGTTCATTTGTTGGGAGTATACCTTCTGATCTTGGAAAGCTTACACATTTACTGTCTCTTGATCTAGGTAGCAATTATTATCTCCATGGACAAATCCCTTATCAACTTGGAAACCTTACAGATTTACAATATCTTGATCTAAGTTATAATGATTTACATGGGGAACTCCCTTATCAACTTGGAAATCTCTCACAGTTGAGGTATCTTGATCTTGCGGGGGGGAATTCATTTTCGGGAGCACTCCCTTTCCAGATTGGGAATCTTCCTTTGTTGCACAGTCTTGGACTTGGTGGCAATTTTGATGTGAAATCTAAGGATGCAGAGTGGTTGACTAATCTGTCTTCCTTGACAAGACTTAAGCTAAGTTTACTACACAACCTTTCCTCGTCTCATCACTGGCTACAAATGATCAGCAAGCTTATTCCAAACTTAAGAGAGTTGAGGCTAGTTGATTGTTCTCTTTCAGATACAAATATTCAATCTCTGTTTTATCCACTTTCCAACTTTTCCACTGCTCTTACCATCCTTGATCTTTCTTCAAATAAGCTGACATCCTCAACATTTCAACTGTTGTCAAACTTTAGCCTTAATCTTCAGGAGCTTTATCTTGGTCATAATAACATTGTTTTGTCATCTCCTCTCTGCCCAAACTTTCCGGCTCTTGTTATCCTTGACCTTTCCTATAATAATATGTCATCATCAGTCTTTCTAGGTGGTTTCAACTTCAGCTCAAAACTTCAAAATCTGGATTTGCAAAATTGTAGTCTTACGGATGGAAGTTTTCGTATGTCATCTTCTTTCATTATGagttcttcattttctcttgtTTCCCTTGATCTCTCCTCAAATCTgttgaaatcatcaactatatttTACTGGCTCTTTAACTCCACCACCAATCTTCATAACCTTGTCCTTGATTATAACATGTTAGAAGGTCCAATTCCAGATGGATTTGGGAAAGTAATGAACTCTCTTCAACTTCTTGACCTATACGGTAACAAACTGCAAGGCGAGATTCCATCTTTCTTTGGTAACATGTGTGCATTGCAGAGTTTAGACCTCTCAAATAACAAGTTGAACGGGGAATTTTCTAGCTTCTTCCGAAATTCTTCATGGTGCAACAGAGACATATTTACGAACTTGGATTTATCTGATAACCGGTTGACTGGCATGTTACCTAAAAGCATTCGATTGCTATCAGAGCTGGAGGATCTTAACTTGGTTAGGAATTCTTTGGAGGGTGAGGTCACTGAATCCCATCTTTCtaatttttccaaattaaaatacttgcGGCTATCAGAGAACTCATTGTCTCTGAAATTCGTCCCGAGTTGGGTTCCTCCATTCCAATTAGAATACTTGGGAATCGGTTCTTGCAAGTTGGGCCCCACTTTTCCTAGTTGGCTCAAGACTCAAAGTTCTTTGTATTCGCTTGATATTTCTGATAACGGGATTAATGACTCTGTACCAGACTGGTTTTGGAATAACTTGCAAAATATGGGATTGTTAAATATGTCTTCCAATTATCTCATTGGTGCAATTCCTAATATATCATTGAAGCTTCCTAACAGACCGTCTATACTTCTGAATTCCAATCAGTTTGAGGGTAAAATTCCGTCATTTTTACTACAAGCTTCTGGGCTGATGCtctctgaaaataatttttcagatTTGTTTTCATTCTTATGTGACCAAAGCACAGCTTCAAATTTGGGCACTTTAGATGTGTCACACAATCAAATAAAGGGGCAACTGCCAGATTGTTGGAAATCAGTAAAGCAATTACTGTTCCTTGATTTAAGCAGCAATAAATTGTCAGGGAAGATTCCTATGTCCATGGGCGCCCTTGTTAATATGGAAGCCTTGGTTTTACGAAACAATGGTTTAATGGGTGAGTTGCCTTCTTCTTTGAAGAATTGCAGCAGTTTATTTATGCTGGACCTGAGTGAAAATATGTTGTCGGGTCCAATACCATCATGGATTGGAGAAAGTATGCATCAATTGATAATCTTGAACATGCGAGGAAATCACCTCTCCGGAAATCTACCCATTCATCTCTGTTATTTGAACCGCATTCAATTGTTGGATCTTTCAAGGAATAATTTGTCAAGAGGAATTCCATCATGCTTAAAGAATTTCACTGCAATGTCTGAACAGAGCATCAACTCAAGTGACACTCTGTCTCATATATATTGGAATAATAACACTTACTATGCAATTTATGGTTCCTATTTCGAGGGTTATACGCTTGACATAACATGGATGTGGAAAGGTGAGGAACGGGGGTTCAAGAATCCAGAGTTAAAGCTCAAAAGCATTGATCTTTCTAGTAACAATTTAATGGGTGAAATACCAAAAGAGGTCGGATATTTGCTTGGGTTAGTTTCTTTGAATCTATCAAGAAACAATTTGAGCGGAGAAATTCCTTCTCATATTGGGAATTTAGGTTCACTAGAATCACTTGACTTGTCAAGAAATCACATCTCTGGGAGAattccttcttctctttctgAAATTGATTATTTGCAAAAATTAGACTTGTCACACAACTCTCTGTCTGGAAGAATCCCATCAGGAAGACATTTTGAAACCTTTGAAGCCTCTAGTTTTGAAGGAAACATTGATCTTTGTGGTGAACAACTTAACAAAACTTGTCCTGGGGATGGAGATCAGACAACAGCAGAGCATCAAGAACCAGCAGTCAAAGGTGATGATTCAGTTTTCTATGAGGGATTATACATGAGCTTGGGGATTGGATACGTCACTGGATTTTGGGGCTTATTAGGGCCATTACTACTGTGGCGTCCTTGGAGAATTGCTTACATCAGGTTTCTGAACAGATTAACAGACTATTTATATGTATGCTTATGGTGA